A window of the Enoplosus armatus isolate fEnoArm2 chromosome 5, fEnoArm2.hap1, whole genome shotgun sequence genome harbors these coding sequences:
- the parlb gene encoding presenilin-associated rhomboid-like protein, mitochondrial, producing the protein MAWRSCAALLRHTGEDVLRSSVRGGRWPHSSQQRCGFRKATRKPESKKVEEELAPPHTEPSEAAVPRRTPTPHWDQHAPPSSPRAFGRLVRPLVFTVGFTGCSFGSAAIWQYESLKSRVQTYFDEIRADWLEKLRPQKRGDVRKEVNQWWHSLSEGQRTVTGIIAANALVFCCWRVPSLQRSMIKYFTANPASKTLCSPMLLSTFSHFSFFHMAANMYVLWSFSTSAVSMLGREQFMAVYLSAGVVSSFVSYVCKTATGRFGPSLGASGAIMTILAAVCTKMPEAKLAVIFLPMFTFTAANALKAIVAMDAAGVVLGWKFFDHAAHLGGALFGIWYILFGHELIWKNREPFVKLWHDLRTGGGPGGGGDGGGSM; encoded by the exons ATGGCGTGGAGGAGCTGCGCCGCCCTACTCAGACACACCGGGGAAGATGTTTTACGGAGCTCCGTGAGGGGAGGCAG GTGGCCTCACAGCTCCCAGCAGAGATGTGGCTTCAGGAAAGCCACCAGGAAACCAGAATCcaagaaggtggaggaggagctggcacccccccacacagagcCCTCTGAGGCTGCGGTCCCTCGCCGGACCCCAACCCCCCACTGGGACCAGCATGCTCCACCTAGCTCCCCCCGGGCCTTCGGCCGGCTCGTCAGACCGCTCGTCTTCACTGTGGGG TTTACAGGCTGCTCCTTCGGCTCGGCGGCCATCTGGCAGTACGAGTCCCTCAAGTCTCGAGTCCAGACTTACTTCGACGAGATCCGAGCTGATTGGCTGGAGAAGCTGCGACCTCAGAAACGAGGAGACGTCCGCAAAGAG GTCAACCAGTGGTGGCACAGCTTGAGTGAAGGTCAGAGGACGGTCACAG GGATCATTGCTGCTAACGCCCTCGTGTTCTGCTGTTGGAGGGTACCGTCTCTGCAGCGCTCCATGATCAAGTACTTCACCGCCAACCCCGCCTCCA AGACCCTCTGCTCTCCGATGCTTCTCTCCACATTCAGccacttctctttcttccacatGGCTGCCAACATGTACGTCCTCTGGAGCTTCTCCACCAGCGCCGTCTCCATGCTGGGCAGAGAGCAGTTCATGGCCGTCTACCTGTCTGCAG GTGTTGTTTCTTCGTTTGTCAGTTATGTGTGTAAGACGGCCACGGGGAGGTTCGGTCCGTCTCTGGGAGCC tCTGGAGCCATCATGACCATCCTCGCTGCGGTTTGCACCAAAATGCCAGAAGCCAAATTGGCCGTCATCTTCCTCCCCATGTTCACCTTCACTGCTGCCAAC gcTCTGAAGGCCATCGTTGCCATGGATGCAGCAGGTGTGGTGTTGGGATGGAAGTTTTTTGACCACGCTGCTCATTTAGGAGGAGCCTTGTTTGGAAT CTGGTACATCCTGTTCGGGCACGAGTTGATCTGGAAGAACCGAGAACCTTTTGTTAAACTTTGGCACGACCTGAGAACTGGAGGAGGGCCGGGCGGGGGTGGTGACGGAGGAGGCTCCATGTAG
- the LOC139285773 gene encoding nucleotidyltransferase MB21D2 yields MAAPALSSRAGSAGSLGNSPTMAAGRLPHGGGVGPELDFRSAARMEDLNRLIQEFSKHDQREYDDQRALEIHTAKDFIFSMLGMVQKLDQKLPVANEYLLLSGGVREGVVDMDLDELSVYARGTDYDMDFTLLVPALKLHDRNQPVTLDMRHSALGHSWLSLRLFDEGTINKWKDCCTIVDHINGTTNYFFSPTMVADWFYQSISLVLLEVQKKPQRGMPRVEKVERNGTIISVILGVGSSRMLYDIVPVVSFKGWPAVAQSWLMENHFWDGKITEEEVISGFYLVPACSFKGRKENEWRLSFARSEVQLKKCISSSLMQAYQACKAIIIKLLSRPKAISPYHLRSIMLWACDRLPANYLAQDDFSAHFLLGLIDDLQHCLVNKMCPNYFIPQCNMLEHLSDETAMLHARKLSSVRSDPAEHLRTTIEHAKAANRLTVDLQWRGSANNLPSPQSDAGGENQPDDRLAKKLQQLVTENPGKSISVFINPDDVTRPHFRIDDKFF; encoded by the exons ATGGCGGCCCCTGCTCTCTCTAGCCGGGCTGGCTCGGCGGGCAGCCTCGGGAACAGCCCCACCATGGCCGCAGGCAGGCTGCCGCACGGCGGCGGCGTCGGGCCCGAGCTCGACTTCAGGTCGGCGGCCCGCATGGAGGACCTGAACCGGCTCATCCAGGAGTTCAGCAAGCACGACCAGCGGGAGTACGACGACCAGCGGGCTCTGGAGATCCACACGGCCAAGGACTTCATCTTCTCCATGCTGG gAATGGTCCAGAAGTTGGACCAGAAGCTCCCGGTGGCCAACGAGTACCTCCTCTTGTCTGGAGGCGTTCGGGAGGGTGTGGTGGACATGGACCTGGACGAGCTGAGCGTCTATGCCCGCGGCACAGACTACGACATGGACTTCACCCTGCTGGTCCCAGCGCTCAAACTCCATGACCGCAACCAGCCGGTGACCCTGGATATGAGGCACTCTGCCCTTGGCCACTCCTGGCTCAGCCTCCGCCTCTTCGACGAAGGCACAATCAACAAGTGGAAGGACTGCTGCACCATCGTAGACCACATCAACGGTACCACCAACTACTTCTTCTCTCCAACAATGGTGGCTGACTGGTTCTACCAGTCCATATctctggtgctgctggaggTGCAGAAGAAGCCGCAGAGAGGGATGCCGAGAGTGGAGAAGGTGGAGAGGAACGGCACCATCATCTCTGTCATCTTGGGCGTCGGGAGCAGCCGGATGCTCTACGACATCGTCCCGGTGGTGTCGTTTAAAGGTTGGCCGGCCGTTGCTCAGAGCTGGCTGATGGAGAACCACTTCTGGGATGGGAagatcacagaggaggaggtgatcaGCGGCTTCTACCTCGTTCCCGCCTGCTCCTTTAAAGGCCGCAAGGAGAATGAGTGGCGCCTGTCGTTCGCCCGCAGTGAGGTGCAGCTGAAGAAGTGCATCTCATCCAGCCTGATGCAGGCATACCAGGCCTGCAAAGCCATCATCATCAAGCTGCTGTCTCGTCCCAAAGCCATCAGCCCCTACCACCTCcgcagcatcatgctgtgggcCTGCGACCGTCTCCCCGCCAACTACCTGGCGCAGGACGACTTCTCCGCCCACTTCCTGCTGGGGCTGATCGACGACCTGCAGCACTGCCTCGTCAACAAAATGTGTCCCAATTATTTCATTCCTCAGTGCAACATGCTGGAACACCTGTCAGACGAGACGGCCATGCTGCACGCCCGCAAACTCTCCTCGGTGCGCTCCGACCCGGCCGAGCACCTCCGCACCACCATCGAGCACGCCAAGGCCGCCAACAGGCTGACGGTGGACCTGCAGTGGCGAGGCAGTGCCAACAACCTGCCGTCGCCGCAGTCCGACGCCGGCGGAGAGAACCAGCCAGACGACCGGCTGGCCAAGAAGCTTCAGCAGCTGGTCACAGAGAATCCTGGGAAATCCATCTCGGTCTTCATCAACCCGGACGACGTCACGCGACCGCACTTCCGCATCGACGACAAGTTCTTCTGA